The following proteins are co-located in the uncultured Draconibacterium sp. genome:
- a CDS encoding RagB/SusD family nutrient uptake outer membrane protein, with translation MKHKYKILMWGSLLSVLALGLFSCEDYLEKEPESIVSEEVAFSNFTNFQGYIEEIYNCIPDKEKKYWTTSWNWGDDELFNLEGSWHMTNQVDIGNFWAWQNNAGTWLDDDNANPTSTNKFDHGLWAHAWYCIRKANIGLANLDKLTSASQEEKDIIAGQLYFFRAWWHFEMIQYFGGLPYIEEALPSGEKLTLPRLSYQECADKAGADLRKAADLLPIDWDKTAVGKNTLGKNQLRANKIMALGYLGKNYLWAASPLMKNGAETGGANTYNYDEEYARKAADALGELLDLVESGATQYSLVDFDYEDIYNHKKTKDASSKYSDMFYTSGQNWLMPGSTEAIFRGPSTDYNGSNWNTAKTFGPKVKGLVEHDNIIHHPTANYVKNYGMANGLPIDDPNSGFDPEYPFKDRDPRFYHDIVFDGFKYVNATMPADMEYLRHTGLATGGTMRNPADGSRTGYLIQKLVPHTANKYDGIYNWSGNLHTYLPYMRLGDIYTMYAEACAAFGGATGKSANFSKTAEEALNTLRDRVGAGHVDAAYTSSASKFLDEVRRERAVELSFEGFRFNDLQRWLLLTEYPYNVKTSQEFDRVESSDFYEDNDPKDARVANFREEVILTRQFGVKHYWFPLKISDASMYPEFTQNPGW, from the coding sequence ATGAAACATAAATATAAGATACTAATGTGGGGCAGCTTGCTGTCCGTATTAGCACTGGGACTCTTTTCCTGCGAAGATTATTTGGAAAAAGAGCCTGAATCAATCGTGTCTGAAGAAGTGGCCTTTTCGAATTTTACAAATTTTCAGGGCTACATAGAGGAAATCTACAATTGTATTCCCGATAAAGAGAAAAAATATTGGACTACTTCGTGGAACTGGGGAGATGATGAATTATTTAACCTTGAAGGTAGCTGGCATATGACCAACCAGGTTGATATCGGTAACTTCTGGGCATGGCAAAACAATGCAGGTACCTGGTTAGATGACGATAATGCAAATCCTACTTCTACTAATAAATTCGATCATGGTTTGTGGGCGCATGCCTGGTATTGTATTCGTAAAGCGAATATTGGCCTTGCTAACCTCGACAAACTAACTTCTGCATCGCAGGAAGAAAAGGATATTATTGCAGGTCAGTTGTATTTTTTCAGAGCCTGGTGGCATTTCGAAATGATTCAATATTTTGGTGGTTTACCTTATATTGAAGAGGCGCTTCCCTCGGGAGAGAAATTAACCTTACCTCGTTTGAGTTATCAGGAATGTGCCGATAAGGCAGGTGCCGATTTGAGAAAAGCTGCTGATTTATTACCAATTGATTGGGATAAAACCGCAGTAGGTAAAAATACATTAGGTAAAAACCAGTTACGTGCCAATAAAATTATGGCATTGGGTTATTTGGGAAAAAACTACTTGTGGGCAGCAAGTCCGTTAATGAAAAACGGAGCAGAAACAGGTGGAGCCAATACCTATAATTACGACGAAGAATATGCCAGAAAAGCTGCTGATGCTTTGGGTGAATTATTAGACCTCGTTGAAAGTGGAGCGACACAGTATTCATTAGTCGATTTTGATTATGAAGATATCTATAATCACAAAAAGACGAAAGATGCAAGTTCTAAGTACAGCGATATGTTTTATACTTCAGGGCAAAACTGGTTAATGCCTGGTTCAACCGAAGCTATTTTTCGTGGCCCTTCTACCGATTACAACGGTAGTAACTGGAATACCGCAAAAACATTCGGTCCTAAAGTAAAAGGTTTGGTGGAACACGATAATATCATCCACCACCCAACTGCCAATTATGTGAAAAATTATGGGATGGCAAACGGCTTGCCAATAGATGATCCAAATTCAGGGTTCGATCCAGAGTATCCATTCAAAGACCGCGACCCACGTTTTTACCACGACATCGTATTCGATGGATTTAAATATGTAAATGCGACAATGCCTGCCGATATGGAGTACTTACGTCATACTGGTCTGGCTACCGGTGGTACAATGAGAAATCCGGCCGATGGCAGCCGTACCGGTTATTTGATTCAGAAATTGGTGCCACATACCGCAAATAAATACGACGGTATCTACAACTGGAGTGGTAATTTACATACTTATTTGCCTTATATGCGTTTAGGCGATATATATACCATGTATGCCGAAGCATGTGCTGCATTTGGTGGTGCTACCGGAAAATCTGCAAATTTCTCTAAAACCGCAGAAGAAGCATTAAATACACTTCGTGACCGCGTTGGAGCGGGCCATGTAGATGCAGCCTATACATCAAGTGCCAGTAAATTTCTTGATGAAGTAAGAAGAGAACGTGCTGTAGAATTATCATTCGAGGGCTTCCGTTTTAACGACCTTCAACGTTGGTTGCTGCTTACCGAGTATCCGTACAATGTGAAAACCTCGCAAGAGTTTGACCGTGTGGAAAGCTCTGATTTCTATGAAGACAATGATCCGAAGGATGCCAGAGTTGCCAACTTTAGAGAAGAAGTTATTTTAACGCGTCAATTTGGAGTAAAACATTACTGGTTTCCATTAAAAATCTCTGATGCTTCTATGTATCCGGAATTTACACAGAATCCGGGATGGTAA
- a CDS encoding SusC/RagA family TonB-linked outer membrane protein, translating into MKHIQKRFILYAMFVLLPLLMEAQAVVVNGTDSLDNAKDPLVQIAYRKVAQSDLLGGVSVVNYNELTKKNYNTYSLDNMQGYIGGLSGNSLWGMGEYLVLVDGIPRDANNVLPTEIDQISFLKGASAVVLYGSRAAKGVVYISTKRGQEEPLKIDVRANTGFHVSKSYPKYLGSAEYMTLYNEAQVNDGLSPSYSDEDIYQYSSGNNPYRYPNVDFYSSDYLKQAYNRTDVTTEISGGSERARFYTNIGYYNQGDVFEFGEAQNNKTDRLNIRGNIDLNINDFISAYINANATFYNARSANATDRDANDNITDNYWIYSSIMRPNRVAPLMPLSYIDENDLASWNLVNGSNNIIGGEYFLAGTQVDQKNVFADYYAGGYSKWTSRQFQFDTGLDFDLKNLLDGLAFHTQFAVDYATSYNTSYNNSYAVYQPAWYNYNGSDVIAGLTKFNNDEKSGVQNIGNSVSNQTIAFSGYFTYENSINETHNFNAMLIASGYQQTRSEVYHRTSNANIGLQVGYNFKGKYYADLGASVIHSAKLAEGHREAISPSVTLGWKMKKENFLADASAIDELTLSLSGSILNSDLDIEDYYMYEANYTQASGAWWGWYDGASERSTNSKRGSNEDLTFVKRKEVSANLMASMWDKLLTVNTSFFLNSMEGMIIEPMTVYPNYFFTYYPDASFVPYVNYNNDKRVGFDFNVNLKKQIGEVDFNLGVSGTYYTSEATQRDENNEFDYQNRQGRSIDGLWGLQNAGLFQSQDEIDNAPEQKFGGTVKPGDLRYIDQNDDQIIDSKDVVYLGRAGWSGAPLTMGVNLTTKWKNFTLFVLGTGNYGAYAMKNSAYYWVKGDGKYSEVVRDRWTETTKETATYPRLTTEGGSNNFRDSDYWMYKTDRFNLAKVQLTYDLPKSMLQNFLFKEISAYVSGANLLTISKERETLELETTRAPQTRFYNIGIKARF; encoded by the coding sequence ATGAAACATATACAAAAAAGATTCATTTTATACGCGATGTTTGTTTTACTTCCATTGTTAATGGAGGCACAGGCAGTTGTGGTAAATGGAACTGATTCGCTGGATAATGCAAAAGATCCACTGGTACAGATTGCCTATCGAAAGGTAGCTCAAAGTGACCTTTTGGGAGGTGTTTCTGTTGTCAATTACAACGAATTGACAAAGAAGAATTATAACACCTACAGTTTAGACAATATGCAAGGTTACATTGGTGGCTTGAGCGGTAATTCTTTATGGGGAATGGGTGAATACCTTGTTCTTGTTGACGGAATACCTCGCGATGCCAATAATGTGTTGCCAACCGAAATTGACCAAATTAGTTTCTTAAAAGGAGCTTCTGCGGTTGTTTTGTATGGCAGCCGTGCCGCAAAAGGAGTGGTTTATATTTCAACCAAAAGAGGACAGGAAGAACCTTTAAAAATTGATGTACGTGCCAATACCGGATTTCATGTATCCAAAAGCTATCCTAAATATTTGGGTTCGGCCGAATACATGACCCTGTATAATGAAGCACAGGTAAACGATGGTTTGTCGCCTTCCTATAGTGATGAAGATATTTATCAGTATTCGTCAGGAAATAACCCATATCGTTATCCGAATGTTGATTTCTATTCTTCTGACTATTTAAAACAAGCTTATAATCGTACCGACGTGACAACCGAAATTTCTGGAGGAAGTGAACGAGCTCGTTTTTATACCAATATTGGTTATTACAATCAGGGAGACGTATTCGAGTTTGGTGAAGCACAAAACAACAAAACAGATCGTTTAAATATACGTGGTAATATCGACCTGAATATTAACGATTTTATCAGTGCTTATATCAATGCAAATGCAACTTTTTACAATGCAAGAAGTGCAAATGCAACTGACCGTGATGCAAATGATAATATTACCGACAATTACTGGATTTATTCTTCCATTATGCGTCCAAACCGTGTAGCTCCGTTAATGCCCTTAAGTTATATCGATGAGAATGATCTGGCGTCATGGAACCTGGTTAACGGTAGTAATAATATTATTGGGGGTGAATACTTTTTGGCCGGAACACAAGTAGATCAGAAAAACGTTTTTGCCGATTATTATGCAGGAGGTTACAGTAAATGGACAAGTCGTCAGTTTCAGTTTGATACAGGTTTGGATTTTGATTTGAAAAACCTGCTGGATGGTCTGGCATTTCATACACAATTTGCTGTAGATTATGCTACTTCTTATAATACTTCGTACAATAACTCTTATGCAGTATATCAACCGGCGTGGTACAATTATAATGGTAGCGATGTAATTGCTGGTTTAACCAAGTTCAACAACGACGAAAAATCGGGTGTTCAGAACATCGGTAATAGTGTAAGCAATCAAACCATTGCATTTTCCGGTTATTTTACATACGAGAATTCGATCAATGAAACGCATAACTTTAATGCCATGTTAATTGCATCAGGTTATCAGCAAACCAGATCGGAAGTGTACCACCGGACAAGTAATGCAAATATTGGATTGCAGGTGGGATACAATTTCAAAGGAAAGTATTATGCCGACCTTGGAGCTTCTGTGATCCACTCAGCGAAGTTGGCTGAAGGTCATCGCGAAGCAATTTCACCTTCAGTAACTTTAGGTTGGAAAATGAAAAAGGAGAATTTCCTTGCCGATGCTTCCGCTATTGATGAGTTGACATTAAGTTTATCCGGAAGTATTCTGAATTCAGATTTGGATATTGAAGATTATTACATGTACGAAGCCAATTATACACAGGCCAGTGGTGCCTGGTGGGGATGGTACGATGGAGCTTCCGAGCGGTCAACAAATTCGAAACGAGGAAGCAACGAAGATTTGACTTTTGTAAAAAGAAAAGAAGTTTCTGCTAATCTGATGGCCTCCATGTGGGATAAACTGTTAACGGTTAACACTTCATTCTTTCTTAATTCAATGGAAGGAATGATCATTGAGCCAATGACAGTTTACCCGAATTATTTCTTTACTTACTATCCCGACGCTTCTTTTGTTCCTTATGTGAACTACAACAACGACAAACGGGTTGGTTTCGATTTTAATGTAAATCTGAAGAAACAAATTGGTGAAGTTGATTTTAATTTGGGCGTGTCGGGTACTTATTATACATCAGAGGCAACACAACGCGATGAGAATAATGAGTTCGATTACCAAAATCGTCAGGGACGCTCAATTGATGGACTTTGGGGATTACAAAATGCAGGCTTGTTTCAGAGCCAGGATGAAATTGACAATGCTCCGGAACAGAAATTTGGAGGTACTGTTAAACCAGGTGACCTGAGATACATCGATCAAAATGACGATCAGATTATTGATAGCAAAGACGTTGTTTACCTTGGTCGTGCCGGTTGGAGTGGAGCTCCTTTAACAATGGGAGTTAACCTGACAACAAAATGGAAAAACTTTACGCTTTTTGTTTTAGGAACAGGTAATTACGGAGCTTATGCAATGAAAAATAGCGCTTATTACTGGGTGAAAGGCGATGGTAAATATTCAGAAGTAGTACGCGATCGTTGGACCGAAACAACAAAAGAAACAGCTACTTATCCACGCTTAACAACGGAAGGTGGGAGCAATAATTTCCGCGATTCTGATTACTGGATGTATAAAACCGATCGTTTTAATTTGGCGAAAGTTCAGCTTACTTATGATTTACCCAAAAGCATGTTGCAGAATTTTCTGTTTAAAGAAATATCGGCATACGTAAGTGGAGCTAACTTGTTAACCATTTCAAAAGAAAGGGAAACCTTAGAGTTGGAGACTACCAGAGCTCCTCAAACGCGATTCTATAACATTGGTATAAAAGCCCGGTTTTAA
- a CDS encoding TonB-dependent receptor — MKQIINLLSQKKSLFKNIRIYQLKSVLLLLVLVISLCGYAQNTRHIEGSVVDEQDNPVIGATVVVKGTTIGIPTNIDGKFALDIPVDNQIIIISFIGMEAQEIDATNIEKINATLKSSSVQLEETVVVGYGQQKKESVVGAIAQTTGEVLQRSAGITDVGAALTGNLPGVITVSSSGLPGEEDPKILIRAASSWNNSEPLILVDGVERPLGDVDISSVESVSVLKDASATAVFGVKGANGVILITTKRGRQGSAKIEVSANMTMKVPSKLPNKLDSYDALTARNIAIEHELGVYPDSWGYMTPQAIINKYRYPANLEEAERYPNVDWQDELFKDFTMSYNANLNVSGGTKFVKYFASADFVHEGDLFDVFDNGRNYSSGYGYNRVNVRSNLDFQLTKTTLFRLNLAGSNGAKQSPWGQTNSSDWAVAQQWAGAYNIAPDVFLPQYADGSWGFYPNISNVSNSAANLALSGVMTTTTTRINTDFILEQELDFITKGLKLRGAISWDNAFVEYNRGINDLYNDAQQKWIDPATGIATYKKEYENNNKFDFMQGVLWNTSGGEVQDWSTQRNLEYQMQLNWARQFGKHNVTAMGLFSRKERAIGNMIPSFREDWAFRTTYDFASKYFIEYNGAYNGSEKFDKEYRFAFFNSGALGWMISEEEFMSSLGFLDMLKLRASYGEIGDDSGGRWLYLTQWAYGGHSSLDLNHGESPYTWYRESAVGNPDVRWETVKKFNFGMDYAFLDGLFAGTVEYFRDNRVDILISGNDRAVPSYFGTTPPTANLGKVETQGYEIQLRINKMLANKMRLWADLSLTHAKNEILERDDPALYEDYRKQAGYSIGQTRAYVDAGYLNTYDQLFGSPQHDTNDPYKVPGDYNIIDFNADGVIDSKDQIPWGYSDSPQNTYNATLGFEWKGFSAFVQVYGVNNVSRNVPLTSFGSQLNTVYDMGTWWSEDNVNADVTVPRWLSKPSYSQGTQYLYDGSYVRLKNAEIAYSLNKGWIKNIGISTMKIFVNGNNLWVWSKMPDDRESNFAGSGGQGAYPTMKRYNLGIRFTL; from the coding sequence ATGAAGCAAATTATTAATTTATTATCTCAAAAGAAATCCTTATTCAAAAATATAAGGATTTACCAACTGAAAAGCGTGCTGCTTTTGTTGGTACTTGTAATTTCCTTATGCGGTTATGCTCAAAATACCAGGCATATTGAAGGTAGTGTAGTTGATGAACAGGATAATCCTGTAATAGGTGCTACTGTTGTTGTAAAGGGCACTACTATTGGAATTCCAACGAATATCGATGGAAAATTTGCCTTAGATATTCCAGTAGATAACCAGATAATTATCATTTCATTTATTGGAATGGAAGCACAGGAAATTGACGCTACAAATATTGAAAAAATTAATGCGACACTTAAATCATCGAGTGTACAATTGGAAGAAACAGTTGTAGTTGGTTATGGGCAACAGAAAAAAGAAAGTGTTGTTGGAGCCATCGCACAAACCACAGGAGAAGTGCTGCAACGTTCAGCAGGTATTACAGATGTTGGTGCCGCACTTACCGGTAATCTACCCGGAGTGATAACGGTTTCCAGTTCAGGTTTGCCTGGTGAGGAAGATCCAAAAATCTTGATTCGTGCAGCGAGTTCCTGGAACAACAGTGAACCATTAATTTTGGTGGATGGAGTAGAACGTCCTTTGGGCGATGTTGATATCAGTTCGGTTGAGTCAGTATCTGTTTTAAAAGATGCATCGGCAACAGCCGTTTTTGGAGTAAAAGGAGCAAATGGTGTAATCCTAATTACCACCAAGCGCGGTCGCCAGGGATCTGCCAAAATCGAAGTTTCGGCAAATATGACCATGAAAGTTCCTTCTAAATTACCCAATAAATTAGATTCTTACGATGCTTTAACAGCTCGTAATATCGCTATAGAACACGAGCTGGGTGTATATCCTGATTCGTGGGGATATATGACTCCTCAGGCAATTATTAATAAATATCGTTATCCTGCTAACCTTGAAGAAGCAGAACGTTATCCAAACGTTGACTGGCAGGACGAGTTATTCAAAGATTTTACAATGTCGTACAATGCAAACCTGAATGTATCAGGTGGTACTAAATTTGTAAAATATTTCGCTTCTGCCGACTTTGTACACGAAGGTGACCTCTTCGATGTATTTGATAACGGACGTAATTATAGCTCAGGATATGGATACAACAGAGTTAATGTTCGTAGTAACCTGGATTTCCAGCTAACAAAAACTACTTTGTTCCGACTTAATCTTGCCGGATCAAACGGAGCAAAGCAAAGTCCTTGGGGACAGACAAATTCTTCCGATTGGGCTGTAGCTCAGCAGTGGGCAGGTGCTTATAATATTGCGCCTGATGTGTTTTTGCCACAATATGCCGACGGATCGTGGGGATTTTATCCGAATATTTCGAATGTAAGTAACTCGGCAGCCAATTTAGCGCTTTCGGGTGTGATGACAACCACTACAACCCGCATCAATACCGATTTTATCTTAGAACAAGAACTTGATTTTATTACAAAGGGTTTAAAATTAAGAGGAGCAATTTCGTGGGATAATGCCTTTGTTGAATACAATCGTGGTATTAATGACCTTTATAACGATGCACAACAAAAATGGATTGATCCTGCAACAGGTATTGCAACGTATAAAAAGGAATACGAGAACAACAATAAATTCGATTTTATGCAGGGAGTTCTTTGGAACACTTCCGGCGGTGAGGTGCAGGACTGGTCAACGCAACGAAATCTGGAATACCAGATGCAGTTAAACTGGGCGCGCCAATTTGGAAAACACAATGTTACAGCAATGGGATTGTTTAGCCGAAAGGAGAGAGCAATTGGTAACATGATTCCTTCCTTCCGCGAAGACTGGGCCTTCCGTACAACTTATGACTTCGCTTCTAAATATTTTATCGAATACAACGGAGCATACAATGGATCTGAAAAATTTGATAAAGAATATCGATTTGCCTTTTTTAATTCAGGCGCACTGGGATGGATGATTTCAGAAGAAGAATTTATGAGTTCTCTGGGATTTTTAGACATGTTGAAACTGAGAGCATCCTACGGTGAAATTGGAGATGATAGTGGCGGTCGTTGGCTGTACTTAACTCAATGGGCATACGGTGGTCATTCATCATTGGATTTGAATCATGGTGAAAGTCCGTATACATGGTACCGAGAGTCGGCTGTTGGTAATCCGGATGTAAGATGGGAAACCGTTAAGAAATTTAATTTTGGTATGGATTATGCATTTTTGGATGGATTATTTGCCGGTACGGTTGAGTATTTCCGCGACAATCGTGTTGATATTCTTATTAGTGGTAACGATCGTGCAGTGCCATCTTATTTTGGTACCACACCACCAACTGCAAACCTTGGTAAAGTTGAAACACAGGGGTACGAAATTCAGTTACGAATTAATAAAATGTTGGCTAATAAAATGCGCTTGTGGGCCGATTTGAGTTTAACACATGCTAAAAATGAAATTCTCGAAAGAGATGATCCAGCCTTGTACGAAGATTACAGAAAGCAAGCTGGTTATAGTATTGGTCAGACAAGAGCCTATGTTGATGCCGGTTACTTAAATACCTACGATCAATTGTTCGGAAGTCCTCAGCACGATACAAATGATCCGTATAAAGTTCCGGGCGATTACAATATCATCGACTTTAATGCTGATGGTGTTATTGATAGTAAAGATCAAATTCCTTGGGGATATTCTGATTCTCCTCAGAACACCTACAATGCTACACTGGGTTTCGAATGGAAAGGTTTTAGTGCATTTGTTCAGGTTTATGGTGTTAACAATGTAAGCCGAAATGTACCGCTTACCAGTTTTGGCAGTCAGCTAAATACGGTTTACGATATGGGAACCTGGTGGTCGGAAGATAATGTTAATGCCGATGTAACAGTACCTCGCTGGTTATCGAAACCAAGTTACAGCCAGGGAACGCAATATTTGTATGATGGATCTTATGTTCGTTTAAAGAATGCCGAGATTGCCTATTCGCTTAATAAAGGATGGATAAAAAATATTGGTATTAGTACGATGAAAATCTTTGTGAATGGAAACAACCTTTGGGTATGGTCGAAAATGCCTGATGATCGTGAATCAAACTTTGCCGGAAGTGGCGGACAAGGTGCGTATCCAACAATGAAGCGTTATAATTTAGGTATCAGATTTACATTATAA
- a CDS encoding DUF5627 domain-containing protein: MKQFKILLIVSAGLLSFLMMSCENQDIEFPDFDYSTVYFAYQYPVRTIVLGDDIIDNTLDNEHKCEIYATMGGVYSNDKSIGIDVTVDNTLCTNLFFDGNYTSPVLAMPGNYFTLAANQIFLDKELQGGVQVQLTDAFFADANALNNTYVIPLRMTNVVNADSILSGVPKFDGATRNDATAWDVLPKDYTLYCVKFINQWHANYLRRGVDVITEGAETSTVVRHADYVESDDLANMVTASLNSVEYPVSLVNASNTNETCTLLLSFNNENKCTVSSVSEGFTASGSGAFVANGDKNSWGNKDRNVIYLDYTIDMGGKTYATKDTLVVRDRGVSIETFSPSFKDN; the protein is encoded by the coding sequence ATGAAACAGTTTAAAATTTTATTGATAGTATCAGCCGGGCTTTTGTCATTTCTGATGATGTCTTGTGAAAATCAGGATATTGAATTCCCGGATTTTGATTACAGTACGGTGTATTTTGCCTATCAATACCCTGTAAGAACAATTGTTCTGGGAGATGATATTATAGACAATACACTTGACAACGAGCACAAATGTGAAATATATGCAACCATGGGAGGTGTATATTCCAACGATAAAAGCATTGGTATTGATGTAACAGTTGACAATACCTTGTGTACTAATTTATTTTTCGATGGCAATTATACATCACCTGTACTAGCAATGCCTGGTAATTACTTTACACTGGCAGCGAATCAGATTTTTCTGGATAAAGAATTGCAGGGTGGTGTTCAAGTTCAACTTACAGATGCATTCTTTGCCGATGCAAATGCTTTAAACAACACCTATGTAATTCCTTTGCGAATGACAAATGTTGTGAATGCAGATTCTATTCTTTCGGGTGTTCCAAAATTTGATGGTGCAACCCGCAACGATGCAACGGCCTGGGATGTACTCCCAAAAGATTACACGCTTTATTGTGTTAAATTTATTAATCAATGGCATGCAAACTACTTGCGTCGTGGAGTAGATGTGATTACAGAAGGAGCAGAAACAAGTACCGTTGTTCGACATGCAGATTACGTTGAATCTGATGATTTGGCAAATATGGTAACCGCCTCTTTAAATTCGGTTGAGTATCCTGTATCTCTTGTAAACGCCAGCAATACAAATGAAACCTGTACTTTACTATTGTCATTTAACAATGAAAATAAATGTACTGTTTCTTCCGTTTCTGAAGGATTTACCGCAAGTGGCAGCGGTGCTTTTGTTGCAAATGGCGATAAAAACAGCTGGGGTAACAAAGATAGGAATGTCATTTATTTGGATTACACCATTGATATGGGGGGCAAGACTTATGCAACCAAAGATACTTTGGTAGTTCGCGACCGTGGAGTAAGTATTGAAACTTTCTCACCTTCATTTAAAGATAACTAA
- a CDS encoding RagB/SusD family nutrient uptake outer membrane protein produces the protein MKNIIKLLVLVLLFTACEDFIEPALENNRGLEAMYNEPTYAQGILANAYILLPYASTPNSDVATDDAVSNDNSNNYLMMATGSWTSNNNPLSQWQGRKNAIQYLNLFLENTDEVVWSKDEVISTMYNDRLKGEAYGLRAVQMYYLLLAHGGWSQGGELLGVPILTESESSSSDFNLPRNSFQQCVDQILADADEAISLLPLDFGDISNSEIPAKYVSLGVTNAGDYNRVNGNLMRGRITGRIVEAVRAQVALLASSPAYEAGTSITWEDAADYAAPVLDRIDGVAGLAGNGGTWYANKSEIEGLASGVNPAEIIWRSDIGQNNDWEADNFPPSLYGKGRVNPTQNLVDAFPMVNGYPITDPAGNFDPMNPYANRDPRLSNYIVVNESQQGPNSDVIVTAAYGSNNDAINKESGLSTRTGYYMRKLLRYDCNPNPEFDTEQKHYTARIRYTEIFLAYAEAANEAWGPTGTGSHTYSAYDVIKAIRERAGIGTDNNDAYLESAKSDQDKMRELIRNERRLELCFENQRFWDLRRWKVANLNETATGMQIENPNGSLTYTSINVEARDYKDYMYYGPLPYGEIQKWSNLEQNAGW, from the coding sequence ATGAAAAATATAATAAAACTTTTGGTACTTGTACTGTTGTTCACAGCCTGCGAAGATTTTATCGAACCGGCTCTTGAGAACAACCGGGGGCTCGAAGCCATGTACAATGAACCTACTTATGCTCAGGGCATTTTAGCCAATGCCTATATTCTACTGCCTTATGCATCTACACCCAATAGCGATGTAGCTACCGATGATGCAGTGTCGAATGATAATAGCAATAACTATTTGATGATGGCCACCGGTTCGTGGACTTCAAATAACAATCCATTGTCGCAATGGCAAGGACGTAAAAATGCCATTCAATACCTGAATCTGTTTCTTGAAAATACAGATGAGGTGGTATGGAGTAAAGATGAAGTTATTAGTACAATGTACAACGATCGATTAAAAGGTGAAGCTTACGGTTTGCGTGCTGTACAAATGTACTATTTGTTACTGGCTCATGGTGGTTGGTCGCAAGGTGGTGAATTATTGGGGGTTCCAATTCTTACCGAATCAGAATCATCTTCATCTGATTTTAATCTGCCGCGAAATTCTTTCCAACAGTGTGTTGATCAGATTCTTGCCGATGCCGACGAAGCAATCAGTCTTCTTCCTTTGGATTTTGGTGATATTTCGAATTCAGAAATTCCAGCAAAATATGTATCGCTTGGTGTTACCAATGCCGGTGACTACAATCGGGTAAATGGAAACCTGATGCGTGGTCGTATTACCGGGCGAATTGTAGAAGCTGTTCGTGCGCAGGTTGCATTATTAGCATCCAGTCCTGCCTATGAAGCAGGAACTAGTATTACCTGGGAAGACGCAGCCGATTATGCTGCACCCGTTCTCGATCGTATTGATGGAGTCGCTGGTTTAGCTGGAAATGGAGGAACGTGGTATGCCAATAAAAGCGAAATCGAAGGTTTAGCTTCAGGAGTAAATCCTGCTGAAATTATCTGGAGAAGTGATATTGGCCAAAACAACGATTGGGAAGCCGATAATTTCCCTCCTTCGTTGTATGGAAAAGGACGTGTAAATCCAACTCAAAATTTGGTTGATGCGTTCCCAATGGTAAATGGATATCCTATTACCGATCCGGCAGGTAATTTCGATCCAATGAATCCCTATGCCAACCGCGATCCCCGTTTGTCAAACTATATTGTGGTTAACGAAAGTCAGCAAGGACCAAACAGCGATGTTATTGTAACAGCTGCTTATGGTTCGAATAACGATGCCATTAACAAGGAAAGTGGTTTATCTACCCGAACAGGTTATTATATGCGCAAGTTATTACGCTATGATTGTAATCCGAATCCTGAATTTGATACGGAGCAAAAGCATTATACTGCCCGCATTCGTTATACCGAAATATTTCTGGCATACGCCGAGGCTGCAAACGAAGCCTGGGGACCAACAGGAACAGGTAGTCATACGTATTCGGCTTACGATGTAATTAAAGCCATTCGCGAAAGAGCAGGTATTGGAACCGATAATAACGATGCTTATTTAGAATCAGCGAAAAGCGATCAGGATAAAATGAGGGAACTAATTCGAAACGAACGCCGCCTGGAACTTTGTTTTGAAAACCAACGTTTCTGGGATTTACGCCGTTGGAAAGTTGCAAATTTAAATGAAACGGCAACTGGTATGCAAATCGAAAATCCAAATGGATCGTTAACCTACACTTCAATTAATGTTGAAGCCAGAGATTATAAAGATTATATGTACTATGGTCCACTACCATACGGAGAGATACAGAAATGGAGCAACCTGGAACAAAATGCAGGTTGGTAA